In Lolium rigidum isolate FL_2022 chromosome 3, APGP_CSIRO_Lrig_0.1, whole genome shotgun sequence, the genomic window gtttggtaaaatgcctatgtgtcacatatgcttttatgcatatgtggtattttatttttaatttgacttggtttgacctcATTGGTTTTGTGGAATGTtaaaatgatatatggaggtgatccaaccattcacacaagtcctagggttagttttcttaaattctcatatttactattttactctcatatgcctccatggcatttttagttttctttttattctttttggtttcaacctagaaatgatttaagaagtactatataaggtttataaagcttttccaatcctttaagtaaagtggaaaggtctagggtaaatgtTGATAAtggtagccataggcacatatgccttttccttatttaatttccttttattttattttcactagaatgGTGATAGGagaggtgaggtttagggtttaaaattacttcaaatactaataacaagcaatcatagcaataacacaagaattaagcaagatcactatgtatcatactcaatttaagaaaagtttttgttggttccaaaatttggaactagggaaattcatttgttttgttttgaaattcttgggatgttacatgatagtacccacatgaggctcacaaggtgtttccttagatattatagcctcatgagctaactttagcctatcatgagaggctagaagatcctcataggagctagaaagctttccatgattttcttccaatttcccataattgctagttagcaatttaagttgagcccttagctcaacattctccttcaagatagatgcttcacaagaagtagagttagtagcacaagcatcattattaatagaaatgggagaaggcaagttgtcatgctcttttagataataagcttgtagttgctcatgtgacttggtgaggatagagtgttcgctctccaaggccttgtgggccttgtctagatcatctagatccttaacaagtttatcatgaccaacaccaactttggacttttcatttttaagcaattttaatttagctttagcatggtctctttctttagtgagtttagcaaatatttcattttgagacacctcaagggtttcaagttgctcctcaagagaggctacggtctcttgttcttcttcaaggtcattctttaaagatgctacatcatcggcatactctcgttcaagagcacccttttatcaatggtgttctcatgcatccaaataagtttttggctctcaatagcggtagtcaagatttcaaagaagtgagagctagcaattttatctttgtaaagaaccttgaatacactctcacctttatcgcgtagagagacaacccaatcctcttcttcatattcatcctcatccttatcaccacgagaaatattaggttccatggtaggaggtaccgtggaacccttggccataaggcatatatgaggaccgtgagataaagatgaggagttacttgaggctcctttcaagatcttgtcttgaccaatagaatctttggtttcctctacattgttagtcacacaacaactagaggaaatagaagcatttttatcatggccacaagacaaagcaagcatatcatcatgagatttattcaagcaacttacacatgatatgcaaggactatcaacacaagcatgtagatgatttctagtgctagatgcgtTTATGCCCATAGATGAAgcgttgcaatgagatagagatgatgaatcatcaatagtaagctcaatatcaacattgcaattttcatcaccactcaccatatcattaccttgtgtcttaccacactttggtgaagtggatgaagatgagaactcatcacggccggaagtggaagcaatacaatcatcctcaataatattggacacatcatatttgtcttgaagctttgtccataattcatgagcgctcccaaaaggcatgattgaagaagtaactacattgctcacaacaatggaaaacacatgagaagcaagagcatcgagacaagagtttttcttctcctcataagataatttttggggatccttaggagaagaaaaacccatgtcaagaaatcgctccatgttcggggagataccccgcaaaatattaagcacataaattttccatagatcataatttgtgccatcaaatataaacaagttattgtgatctaatcccctaaccgacatctttactctcaaggcggtgaagcctaagaatgagagaccttgctctgataccaattgaaaggacacggatgtcgcctagagggggggtgaataggcgatttaaaacttttacgagatgggcttaacaaatgcggaataaaactagcgtttactttgtcaagcccaaagcctatatactattgttcacctatgtgcaccaacaacttattctaagcaatggttcacctatgtgtaccaacaacttatgctaagcaatacaagcaagtatgtgatagcaagatatatataacttcaagcacgatggctatcacaaggtaaagtgcataagtaaagagctcgggtatagagataaccgaggcacgcgggagacgatgatttatcccggagttcacactcttgcgagtgctaatctccggtggagaggtgcggttgcttagtgctcccgaacgccacaagaggctcaccttgaggtgtggttgctcgatgcacaccaacgccacaaaggcctcaccccaagatgcggtactcacaccacacaccgaacgccacgaaggcgcctcacctaaatctccggtgaccctcgccacaaaggcctaggtcacggttccactaagggatttccttcgaggcggaaaccgggccttacacaaagattggggcacacatccacaacttaattggaggctcccaacaaatcgccacaaaggcctagaatccgtctagggttccaagaacccaagagtaacaactttcttgctttcacctccacgaatcaccgtggagaactcaaaccgatgcaccaaatgcaatggcaagaacaccacaaagatgctcaagtccttctctctcaaattccaacaaagctacaaaagctattgggggaataagagaggaagaacaaaggaattcacaaagaacaccaagatcaagatctagagagttccactcacaaagagatggatttgattggtagaaatgtagatctagatctcctcttccttttccctcaaatggattcaagaatcattggaggagtagagggatgtggaaagctctcaaggtcagcaatggtggagagccaaaggaggaagaagaagtggggagaaagaggaggaagaaagcctTAAAAAGGGGTCtcagatttctgcccgttggggccaaaatcgcgacaggccggcaagtgccggccttgttccaccggcagtgccggggtggccggcagtgctggcctttttccaccggcaggtgccggcccggcggcagtgccggggtgttccaggcggcagttccggcccccctgtttttacccaaacacccgatacgaaaacctcaagaacttttgcatccggactccgattttgatgatcttgggctcgtttcgaagctagtaacaagctctacaagataatGCAGGGAacaatcatagtccagcaaagtaggatagaaacaaatggataaaggttttacctatctataaacaagaaaccggtaaaacctccaatatggaaaatgcaacaacttgagttaggaaactcggatttaggtgaaaccaattttgttgtaaagaagatgacaagagctaccgcacaaagagtgaaaagcttaagaacaagtggggtaggtttttctatgtattttcgagtgaaacctctcaatacgagaaaccgagaaaaactccaatatcgaaaacgcaacaagtgattcatgcggaatccgttttcgatgaactagagcttgtcatgagaataagcacaagctctaaaacaccatatggataagatccaaataacaaccaagaaagatgatgcaaggatgcaaaggtttgagctctccgaaggatacgatcgagttactcactcgagagccctcttgatagtacggcaactaaactataaaccggtctccaactacaccatgagaccggtgagaaagaaaccctatcaagataaaaccttaaccttgagtattccacttgagcttgatgatgacgatcttgaccgcaacaagatggaacacctttcttgattgtgcttgcttgacgaagtcttgtggattgctcccccataatccaccatgggagagcttcttcttcggcacatcttcacatatccatgatcaccatatggatggcaagcttcaagcaaatgatctcttagatatggctcatcttgaacttgcacatcatttcttcattcttcatcatgttgatgtcttgaagtaacttgagggctcacttcatcttcatcttcaagacatacttgacacttgatatccttcatcaaattcttcttattgcaaccttgaagccaacatatggttcaagaattgcctatggacaactcctacaaatataactcaatgcaaacattagtccatagggattgtcattaattaccaaaaccacacatgggggctccatgcactttcacatgGCCTCGATGTTGCTACCACTGCGTCCCTTCCCATAGGCCTACGAATCACCGGACGTCAGACGCATGACACACGGCAGACCCACACAGTGAGAGTGCttacgtaccgggtcgtccagcGTCGGGGCAGATGGTGTCATTTCGTCAAACAAGCTGTGGGGCACCGGCATGCTATCCTACGGGACCTGGCGCGTCTCCTCTGTCACGCCCGGGCACGAGTCACCGCTTCTCGGCGTCCGGTTCAGGTCAGGAACCGGTGCCCCATTGAATTGCACCGGCGCGACGTCGAAGGCGAACCGCGATGCCGCGTGGACCTGCAAGGGAGCAGGCAttccaggacgcagctgggaacttaccaagCTCACCGAAGAGGCAGGGGGAGCGACGCCGACGATCCCCTCTCGCTTGACGAGGAGCATGGCCTCCGCTAAGCTCTGATGGAGTCCTACTTGCGCCACGCCGGCTTTCAACTGCATCTGCCACGCCATGTGCTGGGTGGCCTCCATGGCGGCGGCCCCTGCATTTCTCCTCCTTGGACAACACCTTCTTTGCTGCCTTCGGTTTAGCGTCCCTGCCGCTGGTGCGGCACGCTTTGCTTCCGCCAAAGATGTGGCCTCCATTGGGGCTATGGTGGTGGCTATGGGGGagtccggggcggcggcggctgcgagggTTCCCTCGGAATCCATGGTGGCTGCGGCGATGAGGACGTCCAACGCTATGGCCTGGACTGCTGGCgccggtctactttgatttttcgcgTGGGGAGTGGCCACTGGCGGGAATGTTACCGGCCTCCCTGCCACTAACACGCGGGTCCTACGTAAGTTTCGGCGGTCACTCAGCGTGTTCACGCAGCATCCGCCAAGACGCAAACTCGACTCACATTTGGgttaggtttgcgtcgccgcggacagcCCGGACACTATGCGTCGGGCCGCAGGGCATGGTCCCGGATGCATTTTTTATCCGCGAGGACGCAAACGGTTGCTCAACGTCTGTTTGTGTCGCCCGTTGGAGATTCCCTAAGGGTAAATACAATGGTAGGAAAGACATCTCTTCTCTTAGtaatccacatcatctagagAAGACGATAAATATCATgagtacaatgcattatctcttattgtcaccccttgcaacaaatgagaactaattattcttaataggaaATTATGTGACTAAGGGGAGATAAGTCGTATAATGGGAAAATTAGTCTTCTCTTATTTAATAAAAGATCATTCCTAAGTTAAAGGAAGacaacattttctttctttcttctctctttcaactaagcaaaaatcctaCGTAGCAAACGGAAAAAAGGGGTTTAGGGTAATGTCAGcctattgtacatgccctaaatgCATAATATAAAGCTGTATTGCTCCACTAAAAACAGTTAGTTTATCCAGTGGCCCATTACTAAAGCATATATGCCAACTTTAAATAACTTCTGGATTCAAGTTCTCCTTTGATGAATTGATGGTATATCTCAATGTTTTTTGGTGATCACATTGCACAAGATTCTTTGAAATATCAAGTGCCGCTTTAGTATCATAGTACAACACTAAAGTTTTGACCAGAAAACTTTTTCGAGAATTTAGGGGTGAGGCGGAATAAATCCCCGCCACGTGTTATATTACTCAAGGCGACTTTGCACTCATATCAACTGTACAAAGTGAGAAAAACATGGGGTTTTAGAGAAGGGATACAAAGAAATTACATAGCAGCAGACAAGAGGAAACTACGAAAGAGTGTTGAGCCGTTCACGGTCATGGATCGTGTATCTCCATCTCCAGATAGCAAGGTCGTCACCAGCCCTGTGGAGCACATTGCTCGCCATGGAGGGCTTGGCGTTGAAGATGAGGTCATTGCATGCCTTCCAGATCGACCAGAGGGTCGTCGCGATGCATGCATGCCAAATGTGACCTGCCATTccaggaggaggtggcaagtcccAGATGGAGAAGTGGTTGGTCGGGACCCTGGTGTCCAACCTACCCCGCACCTCGGCGGCAAGAGAGATGCCACCCCGTTTCAGTCAAGGGATAGGTCGCACGCACAATGGAGGGCGTGCAGTTCTCGTAGAAAAGGTTGGAACACGTGTTGAGCCTGTCGATGTCGTCGAGGTACGAGAAAATCTGGACCTTGGTAGGCAAAAGGAGGTCCCAGGACGTGCATGCGGACACATCCTTATGGTGCTGCAGGGAGAGCATGTGGTATGATCCTCTGGAGCTGAAAGGGTGAGTTGAGGGAGAGTCGATCAAGCAATGATCATGTCCGTCGTTGAGAGACGGAGACCACATAGACATGGACGGCACGGAGCTCCCGCTCAGACGCACCACTTAGCCTGGGCTAAAGTGAGAGGCCAGACGAGACGACCGAAGCAACCGAAGCATTCGGCCTGATGATGTGCGAGAAGAGCGTGGGGTACCGCTTCGCAAGCGGCTTGCCGGGAAGCCACTTATCGAGCTAGAAGACCGTGGAGGTGCCATGGAGGTGCCACTCACCACAGTGGCGCGAGTGACGGCACGGTAGAGCGGGAGGCATTCCTGCATGATTTTTGTTGAGGTGGGAAGGAGCCGAAGTTACATAGCCGAGGTCACGTCCTGAATGTTGGCTTCCAAGGTAGAGAGTCGGCTTGGTGGAGTTTATGAACATGTTCTGCCGGTGGAGATCCTTAATGCTGAAGCCAGCCTCCTCTTTAGACAATAAAATTTTATCccgagcaattagataatgagcacCTGAGCAAGAGTCTTTGTCGCTCCAGACAAAAGCGTGGCGCCTTTTACAAATACTTTCGAGCAAAGGTTATTTAGCACAGCATTACATAACACAAGGCGCCCACCGGGAGAGCACGCCATCCCGAGAGACGACGGTCGAAAGAAAGAATAGGCAGAGCGTAGGCGGAGCGTAGGCAGAGATAGGGAGCTTAGTAGGTGAAAGAGGCGGGCCTAAATAGGATTGAGAGAAGGAGGAGATCGGGCACCCGAGCGAAGAAGCCATAAGGTTTTGTTCATCGGGAGAAACATGCATGGGATGAAACAAGACTTGTGGGAGTTAATAGCCAGCCCGGTTGTGGAAGCGAAATCGTCTAGGACCTCCTTGAGGCAGGACGCATCCCTATGTTCCGCTTTGCAGATAATAAaagtgtcatcggcatattgcaaAGGGGGCACGGGGTGGTGGGGGAGATTGGGTGAAACAGCTTGCCGTCGGCAAATGGTTTGCGGATGAGGCGTTGGAGAACATCCGCCACAATGATGAAAAGATAAGGGGAGAGCAGATCGCCTTGCCGAAGGCCGTTGCGGCATAGAATCCAATCGCCGGGCACCCTGTTGAGAAGCACAATAGTGTGTCCATTTAGAAGGATACGGGGCATCCGGTCACACCACCTCTCACCGAAATCCCGTACCCTAAGGATGGTAAGGAGGTTATCCCGGTTCACAAAGTCGAAGGCTTTCTTGAAATCAATTTTGAGCATAAATCATGGGAGCCTTTCTGAGATGGCAACATCTGATGATATAAGCAGCGTAGACAATATGAATATCTAGCAACACAAGTAGAATAATAGGTATATTGCGCTTTGTCCATATAGGTAACCCAACGAGACACTGGAACAAATATAAGCTGACGAACGCAACTGCTATGATTGTTCTTTTTGGATGCGATTAGGACAGGAGGCAATATCGTCTAGCCGGTGGATTTGTGCATGCACGACAGTTGCACGATTGCTACCTTTGCTCTGCGTATCCGTCCACAGCGACTTGCATTGCCGCCGGTCAGCCGCTCGCTGGGACGCACGCTGGCACGCATGAGTGCTTTTCAGTTCTGGTTGCCCGGCGTGGAAGCAAAGCACCACAGAGATCGATCCACTACACAAAGGCTGTGAGCCTGTGACGACCAGCATTCTGCACTCTAGCTTGTCTATGACGTATTAGAATTtccatgaaataatcaaagatccATTCATGAGGTAACTGCGATAATTCTGACAAAATTAACTTTTTTTCAAAAGTTCAACACAAAACAAACTCAgctcattttttttttcaaattcgcATGACTGCTTTGGCAGGGCGTCATAGCCGAACTGAAATTCAGAGAGGCCGATGACCGACGGTTAGCGGTTGCATAACTCACGGACAATTTAATTTGGTACATCTGATATTTTGGTGACTTATCTTATAAAGTATTGTACAATATCAGTAAATTCAACATGCTCTACTGATAATGCTCCATCTAATCTATAGTAAGTGTCAAAAAGTTAGTATAAAAGTTATACTACTAACGTAATACTAAATCTCCAATTATAGAACTTCAGTGTGCGCCATGATTCTTACTTGTGTCATCATCGTGGATCTAATCGGTGGAATCTCCATTATCATCAGTGTAATCCTCATTGTGCTTGATGAGGATTGATGTGACCCGTCTACAAACAAAAATATGGGAGGTGGTACAATAGCACGTCTAGAATGTGCTGATTTTCAACCAGCAATTAATATATTTTAAATTAAGTAATAAAGGTTGTATGCATCTGTGGAGGcgtagatattattatctttttaTAGAAAAAAAGATGGCTCGCCACCGACAATTGAAATCCGATGACACCCCCACTCAAAACATTTCTCCAAATCTAGAACCACAAGCAACATCATAAGCATCCATTGTACTCCCCAGGTGCCTATCACCATTTGTCAAGCAAAGCACATTTTACCTGCCACTCCAGTCCATGGAGCAGCCTTCAGAATCCCAATCGCCGCCCGCCACGTAgcacttctcttcttcttcttcgcacgcGCCATGCCACTATAAATAGATCGTGAGCTACCACTTGAAGAGCACAAGCCACACACACTTAAGAAAGCACACACCACTTAGCTCAAGGAAATGGCCAAGGGAGCGGTGATGCTTCTTGTGCTCTTCATGGCGCTGGCAGCGTCCAGCGAGGCGGCTCAGATGCGGCACGGGTCCAGGGCCTTGGCCCGTGGGCATCGCCGGGCAGCCGATCCGGAcgcccccacgcacctccacttcTACTTCCACGACACGGTGAGCGGCGCGTCGCCGTCGGCGGTGCGGCTGGCGGGGCCGGCAGACCCGTCGTCGCGGACATTTTTCGGCATGGTGAACGTGATGGACGACCCGCTGACGGAGGGGCCGGAGCCCGGGTCGACGGCCGTGGGACGCGCCCAGGGCCTGTACATGGCGGCGGACCAGGCCCAGCTGGGCTTCCTCCAGGCCATGAACCTGGTGCTCACCTCGGGGCCCTACAACGGGAGCTCGCTCGCCGTGCTCGGCCGCAACTGCCCGCTCGCCGACGTCCGCGAGATGCCCGTCATCGGCGGCACCGGCGCCTTCCGCTTCGCCCGCGGGTACGCGCAGGCCCGGACCCACTGGCTCGACTTGAAGACCGGCGACGCCACCGTCGAGTACCACGTCTACGTCATGCATTAGCATGCAATTGATGACGAAGTTCCATTCAGTTAGAGGAAATCACAGAGTGCTTCCTTTTGATTTTCCTGTTTACTTCAGCCTGCGTGTGCTCCGTTGATTTGGGCGTTTTCATTTCTAAATATCGGTTCTTTTGCTTGGGTTACAACTGGCACGAAGAATTGCCCTGGGTGAAAGTGGTATACTTGTTTTACTTAATGAAAACTTATTTATCACATTTTTCTCCCTCCTTTGCAATTCGATTGACGTAGTTAGATGCTCCATCATTTTtcaaatataagacgttttgacAGTTGAAATTGAACTGCCCAAACATCTTAGAGCATTTTCACTTGTGGTCCCAATAGCTTTATTAGGGTGGTTGCGTGTTTTGGAACGACATCGGGAACCGTTGGCACCAATCCGAGCCCAATAGATTAGCCGGCACAATTGTGTCGGCCCTAGTCACATATGTCTTAACCTATTCCATTGGAATACTTGAGcaacacctttatgatcaccctgtTACGGAGTAGCGACTGATGTCAAAGCAGTCGTCGGTGACAGTGATTATAATATGATCTCAAGGTCTAAGGATTAGATCACTACGCCTTCATAAACATCGCGACGTTGGACTTCATGTGACATTAATCGTGTTACAATACTTACTTTTTGGGTATGTCCaccatatcattcatctaatgatatGACCCCATTATCAATAACGTTGGTGTTCTTGATTGGGAAACTCCGATCAACGATTGACCATAATAAGCTAGCTTATACATGTGTACTTGTCAGGGACCCTTGTTCGTTTAGAATACTACacgtgtattaatgtttccgtttAATACAGTTATATCATGGTAAAAAATTATTACGAACTtttgagatataaataataaatacTCCTTATTATTTTACTCTAGGGCACTATCACCAACAATATTTGTGGAGTGACACATTTTGGTGTGCCACCAGTATGGACCTACCTGTGGCGGAAATAGTGCCATGCCACAGCAATATGAGCCCCACGAGCCAACCCGGTTGCACAACCTCACTAGCATTGCATTTTATCAATAAGGCATTAAGACTTTTCTACTTGTGGCATACATTTTTATACCACACCACTAAATTTTCTTCAAAAATAGAAAAAGCCTCTTTTATTTGTGaagaaaatcaaatcaaaagaaaaaaaaacagaggccGCTAAGCCACTGGCGGCCCCGTTACAACACGCGGCCCACGCTGGCCCACCAAGGTGCAGCCACGAAAAAATGCAGCCAGTTGTCCTTGTTGCACCCCTATTTTCCTCACACACGTGACCCCGCGCTGCCTCACCCCTTGGCTCCACCCCCGATGGCGCATCTCTCCACTCCGTACTCGCCCTGCAGCGCCACCGGTCTGTGTCATCGCCAAGGCCTCCACCCCGCGTCTGTTCCGCTGTCGCCGCCTCCGGTCTATGCCGCCATCACCCCACATCCGTGTCGTCACGGGGAGTCGTGCCCCTACATTGAACTAATTTTGTGTATAATTTGTGTTATTTTTGGTAGCATAAATTGTGTAATTTACTGTAGAAATTGTAGTAGAATTATTGTAGTGATTTGGTGTAGAATATTTAGTAGAAATTGTAGTATTTTAGCGTAAATTTGGTAATAGATATTTCTATATAATTTGTTGTAGAAATTGTAGTAACTTAGTGTAGGTAGTACATAGTTGCGTATAATTTTGTAGTATATAATTTATTAT contains:
- the LOC124699417 gene encoding dirigent protein 22-like, with amino-acid sequence MAKGAVMLLVLFMALAASSEAAQMRHGSRALARGHRRAADPDAPTHLHFYFHDTVSGASPSAVRLAGPADPSSRTFFGMVNVMDDPLTEGPEPGSTAVGRAQGLYMAADQAQLGFLQAMNLVLTSGPYNGSSLAVLGRNCPLADVREMPVIGGTGAFRFARGYAQARTHWLDLKTGDATVEYHVYVMH